A stretch of the Actinomyces qiguomingii genome encodes the following:
- a CDS encoding ribbon-helix-helix domain-containing protein produces the protein MSQPIGQGGPVGNQRPWPAHHIRAVGRNQGVKVSKIGTNTPHLPTHTLRIVGIIRIWRKASGGEPRSCRIWTLPPPRQPHQPNSMVITTELDRHTDRTRSSYRPNSMVISTELDGYIYRTRWLYLPNSANTPINRKNLITEEQIQEWVDKAERGYDVDEPKRRGRGRPSRGATPSQVIAVRLTEEELRAVDEAATRVGLNRSDFIRRALATSSV, from the coding sequence ATGTCCCAACCGATCGGACAAGGGGGGCCAGTCGGCAACCAGAGGCCCTGGCCTGCTCACCACATCAGGGCGGTAGGCCGGAACCAGGGAGTCAAAGTGTCCAAAATCGGCACAAACACCCCGCACCTCCCAACACACACCCTCAGAATCGTCGGAATCATACGGATCTGGCGGAAGGCGTCGGGCGGGGAACCTCGTTCATGCCGAATCTGGACACTTCCCCCACCCCGCCAGCCCCACCAACCGAACTCGATGGTAATAACGACCGAACTCGATCGTCATACCGACCGAACTCGATCGTCATACCGACCGAACTCGATGGTTATATCTACCGAACTCGATGGTTATATCTACCGAACTCGATGGTTATATCTACCGAACTCGGCGAACACACCCATAAACCGGAAGAACCTGATAACTGAGGAACAGATCCAAGAGTGGGTAGATAAGGCCGAACGCGGCTACGACGTGGACGAGCCGAAGCGCCGCGGTCGTGGACGCCCCAGTCGCGGGGCTACCCCATCGCAGGTGATTGCTGTGCGCCTCACAGAAGAGGAGCTTCGGGCCGTTGATGAGGCAGCCACACGCGTAGGCCTTAACCGCTCCGATTTCATCCGGCGGGCACTTGCCACCTCGTCGGTATGA
- a CDS encoding lipoprotein LpqH yields the protein MKTSIVKAATTTVALVLGFGISACGSSSSNDAEESSAGSATAETDSAISADDVKVGGSFSGTLNGEPFEIDDVGVACLSGDGQTSIGVAPVDALLTDTDVSSVSLVIDEASNDVTLITIVPAGGTTLNYTNIGGYSSGVGSAQVEVNDSTYTVTGEAAPSGSTETETQAFNFVITCPSPES from the coding sequence ATGAAGACTTCCATCGTGAAGGCCGCTACAACCACGGTTGCGCTGGTACTTGGCTTTGGCATTAGTGCCTGCGGAAGCAGTAGCTCGAACGACGCCGAGGAATCGTCTGCTGGCTCGGCGACGGCTGAGACTGACTCAGCGATCTCCGCGGACGACGTGAAGGTTGGTGGTTCCTTCTCCGGCACCCTCAACGGCGAGCCGTTCGAGATTGACGATGTGGGAGTAGCCTGCCTATCGGGGGACGGTCAGACTTCGATTGGTGTCGCCCCGGTCGACGCCTTGTTAACTGATACAGACGTGAGCTCGGTGTCTCTCGTCATCGACGAGGCATCGAATGACGTCACGCTGATCACGATTGTTCCGGCTGGCGGTACAACGCTCAACTACACGAATATCGGGGGCTACAGCAGTGGTGTGGGCAGCGCGCAGGTGGAGGTGAACGATTCCACATACACTGTGACGGGTGAGGCGGCTCCGAGCGGCTCGACCGAGACCGAGACCCAGGCCTTCAACTTCGTCATCACCTGCCCCAGTCCTGAGTCCTGA
- a CDS encoding DUF1349 domain-containing protein: protein MTTTLPWSAGRWLNPPAAVEERDGDLLVTAVEKSDAWRRTSYGFIVDTAHALLAPFEQNTAVEVDMTAAFTDNFDQAGIMVRVDAENWVKAGVEFSDGTCQLGAVVTAGSSDWSVAPVPDWQGKRVRIRVSRKGDALTMRAGRISPDGTAALHMVRLLPFPENAVAQAGPFLCAPSRAGLTVPFHAWRVTEADTSLH from the coding sequence ATGACGACGACGCTTCCCTGGTCCGCAGGACGCTGGCTGAACCCGCCCGCCGCAGTCGAGGAAAGGGATGGGGACCTGCTGGTCACCGCCGTGGAGAAGTCCGATGCGTGGAGGCGCACCAGCTACGGCTTCATCGTCGACACTGCCCACGCTCTGCTGGCTCCCTTCGAGCAAAACACCGCGGTTGAGGTGGACATGACCGCGGCCTTCACCGACAACTTCGACCAGGCCGGCATTATGGTGCGCGTGGACGCCGAGAACTGGGTGAAGGCCGGGGTTGAGTTCTCCGACGGCACTTGTCAGCTGGGCGCCGTCGTCACGGCCGGCAGCTCAGACTGGTCGGTGGCCCCCGTGCCCGACTGGCAGGGCAAGCGTGTGCGCATCCGCGTCAGCCGCAAAGGTGACGCGCTCACAATGCGTGCGGGGCGCATTTCGCCCGACGGCACCGCCGCCCTGCACATGGTGCGTCTGCTGCCCTTCCCTGAGAATGCCGTTGCCCAGGCCGGACCCTTCCTGTGCGCTCCCAGCCGAGCCGGACTGACTGTGCCCTTCCATGCCTGGCGGGTAACCGAGGCCGACACCTCACTCCACTGA